The Phoenix dactylifera cultivar Barhee BC4 chromosome 9, palm_55x_up_171113_PBpolish2nd_filt_p, whole genome shotgun sequence genome window below encodes:
- the LOC103709401 gene encoding cyclin-dependent kinase F-3 isoform X1 — protein sequence MERYRVIKEIGDGTCGCVYKALNLETNEIVAIKKMKRKFYFWEECMNLREVKSLCKMNHPNIVKLKEVVRENHELFFIFEYMGCNLYQLMRDCQNSFTEREIRSFMSQILQGLAYMHKNGYFHRDLKPENLLVTNDIIKIADFGLAREVMSKPPYTDYVSTRWYRAPEVLLHSSSYTPAIDLWAVGAIMAELFTLCPLFPGESETDQIYKICTVLGTPDSSIWPEGMDLSRAVNFQFFQIPPANLSDIIPNASLEAIDLILQLCSWDPQRRPTVEQSLQHPFFHVGTWVPYPLQDPFYPKINETGPKPKLELNLWDFGTESDDCFLGLTLAVKPSITNIDVNLASQHSREEFLFCSGYQENPRHSVFWPLISSNESMNDVPTMPSLSSSYLVNSQSSLPNVGVPESTAFTFSSLQPNLLDGCSFGPMMTTSSPIQQGHFFEAREDI from the exons GTTGCTATCAAGAAAATGAAGAGAAAATTTTACTTTTGGGAAGAATGCATGAATCTGCGCGAAGTTAAG TCTCTTTGTAAAATGAATCACCCCAACATTGTCAAGTTGAAGGAGGTAGTCAGGGAGAACCATGAGCTTTTCTTTATATTTGAATATATG GGTTGTAATCTTTATCAACTCATGAGAGACTGTCAAAATTCTTTTACTGAGAGGGAGATACGAAGCTTCATGTCTCAAATATTGCAAGGACTTGCATATATGCATAAAAATGGATATTTTCATCGGGATCTGAAACCTG AGAATCTGTTGGTCACAAATGACATTATTAAAATTGCTGACTTTGGACTGGCAAGAGAAGTAATGTCAAAGCCTCCTTATACTGATTATGTTTCTACAAGATG GTATCGAGCGCCAGAGGTGTTGTTGCATTCTTCGTCATACACCCCTGCaattg ATTTGTGGGCTGTTGGTGCAATTATGGCTGAGCTTTTCACACTGTGTCCGCTTTTCCCTGGTGAAAG TGAAACAGATCAGATATACAAAATATGCACTGTTCTTGGGACTCCAGATAGCAGTATCTGGCCAGAAGGGATGGACCTTTCTCGAGCAGTAAATTTTCAATTCTTTCAG ATTCCGCCAGCCAATCTCTCGGATATCATTCCTAATGCTAGCTTGGAAGCAATTGATTTGATCCTG CAACTTTGCTCCTGGGACCCACAAAGGAGGCCAACTGTGGAGCAGTCACTACAACATCCCTTTTTCCAT GTGGGAACATGGGTTCCATATCCTCTCCAGGATCCCTTTTATCCAAAGATAAATGAAACTG GACCAAAGCCAAAGCTTGAGTTGAATCTATGGGATTTTGGCACTGAATCGGATGATTGCTTTCTTGGTCTGACGCTGGCTGTCAAACCTAGCATTACCAATATAG ATGTTAACCTTGCCTCACAACATTCAAGAGAG GAATTCCTTTTTTGCTCAGGGTATCAGGAAAATCCTAGGCATTCAG TCTTTTGGCCTCTgatatcttcaaatgaaagcatGAATGATGTACCAACTATGCCTTCCTTATCATCATCATACTTGGTAAACAG CCAATCCTCCCTACCAAATGTTGGGGTTCCAGAGTCCACTGCCTTCACCTTCTCTTCACTGCAGCCAAATTTGTTAGACGGCTGTTCATTTGGACCAATGATGACCACTTCTTCACCCATTCAGCAGGGTCATTTCTTTGA AGCCCGAGAAGACATCTGA
- the LOC103709401 gene encoding cyclin-dependent kinase F-3 isoform X2 yields MERYRVIKEIGDGTCGCVYKALNLETNEIVAIKKMKRKFYFWEECMNLREVKSLCKMNHPNIVKLKEVVRENHELFFIFEYMGCNLYQLMRDCQNSFTEREIRSFMSQILQGLAYMHKNGYFHRDLKPENLLVTNDIIKIADFGLAREVMSKPPYTDYVSTRWYRAPEVLLHSSSYTPAIDLWAVGAIMAELFTLCPLFPGESETDQIYKICTVLGTPDSSIWPEGMDLSRAVNFQFFQIPPANLSDIIPNASLEAIDLILQLCSWDPQRRPTVEQSLQHPFFHVGTWVPYPLQDPFYPKINETGPKPKLELNLWDFGTESDDCFLGLTLAVKPSITNIDVNLASQHSREEFLFCSGYQENPRHSVFWPLISSNESMNDVPTMPSLSSSYLVNSQSSLPNVGVPESTAFTFSSLQPNLLDGCSFGPMMTTSSPIQQGHFFE; encoded by the exons GTTGCTATCAAGAAAATGAAGAGAAAATTTTACTTTTGGGAAGAATGCATGAATCTGCGCGAAGTTAAG TCTCTTTGTAAAATGAATCACCCCAACATTGTCAAGTTGAAGGAGGTAGTCAGGGAGAACCATGAGCTTTTCTTTATATTTGAATATATG GGTTGTAATCTTTATCAACTCATGAGAGACTGTCAAAATTCTTTTACTGAGAGGGAGATACGAAGCTTCATGTCTCAAATATTGCAAGGACTTGCATATATGCATAAAAATGGATATTTTCATCGGGATCTGAAACCTG AGAATCTGTTGGTCACAAATGACATTATTAAAATTGCTGACTTTGGACTGGCAAGAGAAGTAATGTCAAAGCCTCCTTATACTGATTATGTTTCTACAAGATG GTATCGAGCGCCAGAGGTGTTGTTGCATTCTTCGTCATACACCCCTGCaattg ATTTGTGGGCTGTTGGTGCAATTATGGCTGAGCTTTTCACACTGTGTCCGCTTTTCCCTGGTGAAAG TGAAACAGATCAGATATACAAAATATGCACTGTTCTTGGGACTCCAGATAGCAGTATCTGGCCAGAAGGGATGGACCTTTCTCGAGCAGTAAATTTTCAATTCTTTCAG ATTCCGCCAGCCAATCTCTCGGATATCATTCCTAATGCTAGCTTGGAAGCAATTGATTTGATCCTG CAACTTTGCTCCTGGGACCCACAAAGGAGGCCAACTGTGGAGCAGTCACTACAACATCCCTTTTTCCAT GTGGGAACATGGGTTCCATATCCTCTCCAGGATCCCTTTTATCCAAAGATAAATGAAACTG GACCAAAGCCAAAGCTTGAGTTGAATCTATGGGATTTTGGCACTGAATCGGATGATTGCTTTCTTGGTCTGACGCTGGCTGTCAAACCTAGCATTACCAATATAG ATGTTAACCTTGCCTCACAACATTCAAGAGAG GAATTCCTTTTTTGCTCAGGGTATCAGGAAAATCCTAGGCATTCAG TCTTTTGGCCTCTgatatcttcaaatgaaagcatGAATGATGTACCAACTATGCCTTCCTTATCATCATCATACTTGGTAAACAG CCAATCCTCCCTACCAAATGTTGGGGTTCCAGAGTCCACTGCCTTCACCTTCTCTTCACTGCAGCCAAATTTGTTAGACGGCTGTTCATTTGGACCAATGATGACCACTTCTTCACCCATTCAGCAGGGTCATTTCTTTGA ATAA